A single region of the Hyphomicrobiales bacterium genome encodes:
- a CDS encoding SDR family oxidoreductase — MTLPKTPSFRLDNKRALITGGSRGIGLGGAVALAEAGAHVVITARTADEVNASAAEIREAGYNADAVVLDVTDLDALNAFINDQAPFDILFNNAGTNKPTPFIDVTPDQYDTISNINSRAAFFVAQAVVKKMIAAGKGGSIIHTSSQMAHVGGLDRSVYCQTKFGIEGLTKTMALELAEHKIRVNTICPTFIRTPMTQSTFDDPERVAWLTSKIKLGRVGEIEDIMGAVLYLASDMSALVTGSSLLVDGGWTAD, encoded by the coding sequence ATGACCTTACCCAAAACGCCATCTTTCAGATTAGACAACAAACGCGCCCTTATAACAGGTGGTTCTCGCGGCATCGGCCTTGGTGGTGCGGTAGCGCTTGCGGAAGCGGGGGCACATGTTGTCATTACCGCCAGAACGGCGGATGAGGTGAACGCATCGGCTGCTGAAATCAGAGAAGCAGGCTATAACGCGGACGCGGTGGTTTTGGATGTTACCGACCTTGATGCGCTCAATGCTTTCATCAACGATCAAGCACCGTTTGACATTCTGTTTAACAATGCAGGCACCAACAAGCCCACGCCATTCATTGATGTGACACCAGATCAATATGACACGATCTCAAACATCAATTCACGCGCGGCCTTCTTCGTAGCGCAAGCCGTTGTGAAAAAGATGATAGCGGCAGGTAAAGGTGGCTCGATCATTCACACATCTAGTCAAATGGCCCATGTGGGTGGTCTGGATCGCTCTGTCTATTGCCAAACCAAATTTGGCATTGAAGGCTTGACGAAAACCATGGCTCTTGAGTTGGCGGAACATAAAATCAGGGTCAACACCATTTGCCCCACCTTCATTAGAACGCCGATGACGCAATCCACATTTGACGATCCAGAACGCGTTGCTTGGCTCACGTCCAAAATCAAGCTTGGGCGTGTGGGTGAGATTGAAGATATTATGGGTGCCGTGCTCTACCTTGCAAGCGATATGTCAGCGCTCGTTACAGGCTCGTCTTTGTTAGTGGATGGCGGCTGGACCGCTGACTAA
- the murA gene encoding UDP-N-acetylglucosamine 1-carboxyvinyltransferase, translating to MDSIRVVGGNELNGTIPISGAKNAALPLMIASLLTDGTLTLDNLPRLRDVEQLIRILVNHGVNYSIDGKRAGAGMLKGQRVHFTAKDIVDTTAPYNMVSKMRASFWVIGPILARMHEAKISLPGGCAIGTRPVDFFIDGLRALGADIEIENGYVLASAKGGLVGNRYEMPTVSVGATHTLLMAATLAKGETVLENAAREPEVKDLADCLIKMGAKISGAGTSTITIQGVNELYGAHHQVLPDRIEAGTYAMAVAMTGGDVMLEGARGDLFQNALDVLGQTGAEITETKEGIRVRRNGGGIQPVDVVTDPFPGFPTDLQAQFMALMTKANGTSKITETIFENRFMHVQELARFGANISLDGQVATIEGVDTLTGAEVMATDLRASVSLVIAGLVAEGETTVNRVYHLDRGFDQLEDKLSACGANIERVSGEH from the coding sequence ATGGACAGCATTCGTGTAGTTGGCGGCAATGAGCTTAATGGGACGATCCCGATTTCTGGCGCTAAAAATGCTGCCTTGCCGTTGATGATCGCAAGTTTGCTGACTGACGGTACGTTGACGCTGGATAATCTCCCGCGCCTTCGCGATGTTGAACAGTTGATCCGCATTCTCGTTAATCACGGTGTGAACTATTCCATTGACGGTAAACGCGCAGGTGCTGGCATGTTGAAAGGTCAACGTGTGCACTTCACCGCGAAGGATATCGTGGATACGACAGCACCTTATAATATGGTTTCAAAAATGCGGGCCAGCTTTTGGGTTATTGGCCCAATCCTAGCGCGGATGCACGAAGCGAAAATTTCGCTGCCGGGCGGTTGTGCAATTGGTACGCGGCCTGTTGATTTCTTCATTGATGGTTTGCGCGCTCTCGGCGCTGATATTGAAATTGAAAACGGCTACGTATTGGCATCTGCCAAAGGTGGGCTTGTTGGCAATCGTTATGAAATGCCAACCGTTTCAGTTGGTGCCACTCATACGCTGTTGATGGCGGCGACTTTGGCCAAAGGCGAGACTGTATTGGAAAATGCAGCCCGCGAGCCTGAAGTAAAAGATCTCGCTGATTGCCTCATTAAAATGGGTGCAAAAATCTCTGGTGCTGGTACATCAACGATCACCATTCAAGGCGTGAACGAGCTTTACGGTGCCCACCACCAAGTGCTGCCTGATCGCATTGAAGCAGGTACTTATGCCATGGCTGTTGCGATGACGGGTGGCGACGTGATGCTAGAAGGCGCACGTGGCGATCTCTTCCAAAATGCATTGGATGTTTTGGGTCAAACGGGTGCAGAAATTACTGAAACCAAAGAAGGCATTCGTGTGCGCCGCAATGGTGGCGGCATTCAGCCTGTGGATGTGGTGACAGACCCATTCCCTGGTTTCCCAACCGACCTTCAAGCTCAATTCATGGCTTTGATGACGAAGGCAAATGGCACATCAAAAATCACCGAGACAATTTTCGAAAACCGCTTCATGCACGTTCAAGAACTCGCCCGCTTCGGTGCGAATATCTCGCTTGATGGCCAAGTAGCAACGATTGAAGGTGTTGATACGCTGACCGGTGCTGAAGTGATGGCAACCGACCTTCGGGCTTCGGTGTCGCTGGTTATTGCGGGCTTGGTTGCTGAAGGTGAGACGACGGTTAATCGCGTTTATCACCTCGATCGTGGCTTTGATCAGTTGGAAGATAAATTGTCTGCCTGCGGCGCCAACATTGAGCGAGTCTCGGGCGAGCACTAG
- the hisD gene encoding histidinol dehydrogenase, producing MITYLKSSKTADERAEDDVAVRAVVEATLKDIEQNGDQAVRAFSEKFDKYSPPQFRLTQSEIEAAMSRVSDRDMEDIKFAQTQIRTFAEAQRASMTDIEVETMPGVILGHKNIPVQSVGCYVPGGKFPMVASAHMSVLTASVAGVPRIVASAPPQNGEPHPAIVTAMHLGGAHEIYVLGGIQAVGAMALGTETIDPVHMLVGPGNAYVAEAKRQLFGRVGIDLFAGPTETMVIADETVDAELCATDLLGQAEHGYNSPAVLLTNSEKLARDTMDEIERLLKILPTAETASASWRDYGEVILCDTYDEMLQVADDIASEHVQVMTDRDDWFLENMVCYGALFLGPRTNVANGDKVIGTNHTLPTKKAGRYTGGLWVGKFLKTHSYQKVLTDEAATQMGAYCSRLCMLEGFVGHAEQANVRLRRYGGQNVPYGEAAK from the coding sequence ATGATTACTTATCTTAAATCCAGCAAGACAGCGGACGAACGGGCAGAAGATGACGTTGCTGTTCGTGCTGTGGTTGAAGCAACGTTGAAAGACATTGAACAAAACGGCGATCAGGCTGTCCGTGCATTCTCAGAAAAATTTGATAAATACAGTCCGCCGCAATTTCGCCTGACCCAATCAGAAATTGAAGCTGCCATGAGCCGCGTCTCTGACCGCGACATGGAAGACATCAAATTTGCCCAAACCCAAATCCGAACTTTCGCAGAAGCTCAACGTGCCTCCATGACGGATATTGAAGTTGAAACGATGCCGGGCGTAATACTGGGGCATAAGAACATCCCCGTGCAGTCGGTTGGTTGTTATGTGCCAGGCGGTAAATTCCCAATGGTCGCGTCCGCGCATATGTCTGTGCTCACAGCATCGGTCGCTGGTGTGCCTCGTATTGTCGCCTCTGCCCCACCACAAAACGGCGAACCACATCCAGCAATTGTCACCGCGATGCATTTGGGCGGCGCCCATGAAATTTATGTCCTTGGTGGCATTCAAGCGGTTGGTGCAATGGCGCTTGGCACGGAAACAATTGACCCCGTGCACATGCTTGTTGGACCGGGCAATGCCTATGTTGCAGAAGCCAAACGACAACTATTTGGCCGCGTTGGAATTGACCTATTTGCTGGCCCCACAGAAACCATGGTCATCGCTGACGAGACCGTGGACGCTGAGCTTTGCGCAACGGACCTACTTGGACAAGCCGAGCACGGTTACAATTCGCCTGCGGTCCTCCTCACTAATAGCGAAAAACTTGCTCGCGATACGATGGACGAAATCGAGCGCTTGCTGAAAATTCTCCCCACAGCTGAAACAGCCAGTGCTTCTTGGAGAGACTACGGCGAAGTGATCTTATGCGATACCTATGACGAAATGCTTCAAGTAGCAGACGACATTGCCTCCGAACATGTTCAAGTGATGACAGACCGCGATGATTGGTTCTTAGAAAACATGGTGTGCTACGGAGCACTTTTCCTAGGGCCGCGTACCAATGTTGCCAATGGTGACAAGGTTATTGGCACAAACCACACACTGCCTACGAAGAAAGCGGGCCGATACACGGGCGGGCTTTGGGTCGGCAAGTTTTTGAAAACGCACTCCTACCAAAAAGTACTCACCGATGAAGCCGCCACCCAAATGGGTGCCTATTGCTCTAGACTTTGCATGTTAGAAGGTTTTGTTGGACATGCTGAACAAGCCAATGTGCGCCTACGCCGATATGGTGGCCAAAATGTCCCTTATGGAGAAGCCGCGAAATGA